The following are encoded together in the Scytonema millei VB511283 genome:
- the ppsA gene encoding phosphoenolpyruvate synthase: MLQSTANRQNQLQISKEQAFVLWFEEVGIADIPLVGGKNASLGEMIQQLTPKGVNVPTGFATTAHAYRYFIDRAGLQAQLRSLFADLDVEDVNNLRQRGKQARALILNTPFPPELTSAIADAYLQLCQRYGDTSASLCDRLAPEYRESCQRSSGETDVAVRSSATAEDLPDASFAGQQETYLNVHGVQAVLEACHKCFASLFTDRAISYRTIKGFDHFNIALSVGVQKMVRSDLAASGVMFSIDTETGFKNAALITAAYGLGENVVQGAVNPDEYFVFKPTLQQGFRPILEKRLGSKEIKMVYDVGGSKLTKNVTVPESERVKYALTDDEVLTLARWTCIIEDHYSTVRGVYTPMDIEWAKDGITGELFIVQARPETVQSQKSANTIKSYQLVGERSNAPVIVRGRAVGEAIGTGKARVILDVHKLDTFQPGEVLVTYKTDPDWEPIMKKASAIVTNQGGRTCHAAIIAREMGIPAIVGTGNAIAQLKTGQEVTISCAEGEEGRVYEGILPYEVKEVALENLPQTRTQIMMNVGNPSEAFSLAAIPNDGVGLARLEFIIANHIKVHPLALIHFDKLQDADAKDKIALLTHLYDDKPSYFVDKLAQGIATIAAAFYPKPVVVRLSDFKSNEYANLLGGKQFEPEEENPMIGWRGASRYYDEKYREGFALECQALKRVRDEMGLTNVIPMVPFCRTPAEGRKVMAEMEKYGLKRGDNGLQVYVMCEIPNNVILAKQFSKVFDGFSIGSNDLTQLTLGLDRDSGLVAHLFDERNEGVKEMVQMAIAKAKENQRKIGICGQAPSDYPEFARFLVEQGIDSISLNPDSVLKTLLEVAAVEGVVTH, from the coding sequence ATGTTGCAATCAACAGCAAATCGGCAAAACCAGTTACAGATTTCTAAAGAACAAGCCTTTGTACTTTGGTTTGAGGAAGTTGGGATTGCAGATATCCCTTTAGTAGGTGGTAAAAACGCCTCTTTGGGTGAAATGATTCAACAACTGACACCCAAAGGCGTAAACGTACCCACGGGTTTCGCCACAACAGCTCATGCTTATCGCTACTTTATCGATCGCGCAGGCTTACAAGCGCAGTTGCGATCGCTATTTGCCGATCTAGATGTGGAAGATGTCAATAACTTGCGGCAACGAGGTAAGCAAGCCCGTGCTTTAATTCTCAATACGCCGTTTCCACCAGAATTAACCAGCGCGATCGCGGATGCTTATTTGCAATTGTGTCAAAGATATGGCGACACGTCAGCGAGTTTGTGCGATCGCCTCGCGCCAGAATATCGCGAATCCTGCCAGCGTTCTAGCGGTGAAACTGATGTTGCAGTTCGTTCTAGCGCTACAGCTGAAGATTTACCCGATGCCAGTTTTGCCGGACAGCAGGAAACATATCTCAACGTCCACGGCGTACAAGCAGTGCTAGAAGCTTGTCATAAATGTTTTGCTTCTCTGTTTACCGATCGCGCTATTTCCTATCGCACAATTAAAGGCTTCGACCATTTTAATATTGCCCTATCGGTGGGCGTGCAAAAGATGGTACGTTCTGACTTGGCGGCTTCTGGGGTGATGTTTTCGATCGATACAGAGACGGGTTTTAAAAATGCTGCCCTAATTACAGCTGCCTATGGTTTAGGGGAAAACGTCGTCCAAGGTGCAGTTAACCCCGATGAATACTTTGTCTTTAAGCCGACACTGCAACAAGGTTTTCGCCCCATTTTAGAAAAACGCTTGGGCAGTAAAGAAATCAAAATGGTCTACGATGTCGGTGGTAGCAAGCTGACAAAAAACGTCACCGTACCAGAATCAGAACGAGTCAAGTATGCTCTGACGGATGATGAAGTTCTGACTTTAGCTCGATGGACTTGTATCATTGAAGACCACTATTCGACAGTACGCGGCGTTTATACCCCGATGGATATCGAGTGGGCAAAAGATGGGATTACGGGAGAATTATTCATCGTCCAAGCCCGTCCCGAAACCGTACAATCGCAAAAATCTGCTAATACTATCAAGAGCTATCAACTCGTAGGAGAGCGTAGCAATGCGCCCGTAATAGTTAGAGGTCGTGCAGTCGGAGAGGCGATCGGTACGGGTAAAGCGCGAGTCATTTTGGATGTCCATAAACTCGACACTTTTCAACCAGGGGAAGTTTTGGTGACATACAAGACCGATCCCGACTGGGAACCGATTATGAAAAAAGCGAGTGCAATTGTCACCAATCAGGGGGGTAGGACGTGTCACGCGGCAATTATTGCGCGAGAAATGGGAATCCCCGCAATCGTGGGAACTGGGAACGCGATCGCCCAGTTGAAAACGGGTCAGGAAGTGACGATTTCCTGTGCGGAAGGGGAAGAAGGACGGGTGTATGAGGGGATTTTGCCTTATGAGGTGAAAGAGGTGGCGTTAGAAAACTTACCTCAGACGCGCACCCAAATCATGATGAATGTGGGCAATCCCTCGGAAGCCTTTAGTCTAGCAGCCATCCCAAATGATGGTGTGGGATTGGCGCGGTTAGAATTTATCATTGCCAACCATATTAAAGTGCATCCCTTGGCTTTGATTCATTTTGACAAGTTGCAAGATGCGGATGCGAAAGACAAAATTGCCTTGTTAACGCATTTATACGATGATAAGCCATCATACTTCGTCGATAAATTAGCTCAGGGGATAGCTACAATTGCGGCTGCTTTTTATCCCAAACCAGTAGTCGTGCGGTTATCTGACTTCAAAAGCAACGAATACGCTAATCTTCTAGGTGGGAAGCAATTCGAGCCAGAAGAAGAAAATCCGATGATTGGCTGGCGCGGTGCGTCGCGGTACTACGACGAGAAATATCGTGAAGGTTTTGCTCTGGAATGTCAAGCCTTGAAACGGGTACGGGATGAGATGGGTTTAACCAATGTCATTCCAATGGTTCCCTTCTGTCGCACGCCTGCGGAAGGGCGTAAGGTAATGGCAGAAATGGAGAAATATGGTTTAAAGCGGGGCGACAATGGGTTACAAGTCTACGTCATGTGCGAGATTCCCAACAACGTCATCTTGGCGAAACAATTTAGCAAAGTGTTTGACGGATTCTCAATTGGTTCCAATGACTTGACGCAACTCACTTTGGGACTCGATCGCGATTCTGGCTTGGTGGCGCACCTATTTGACGAACGCAATGAAGGCGTAAAGGAGATGGTACAAATGGCGATCGCTAAAGCTAAAGAAAATCAGCGCAAGATTGGGATCTGCGGTCAAGCACCTAGCGACTACCCAGAATTTGCCCGCTTTCTAGTCGAACAAGGAATTGACTCGATCAGTCTCAACCCAGATTCAGTTTTGAAAACTTTATTGGAAGTTGCTGCTGTTGAGGGTGTAGTTACACATTGA
- the hoxU gene encoding bidirectional hydrogenase complex protein HoxU: MAVKTLTINDQLISALEEQTILEAARDAGIHIPTLCYLEGVSEVGACRLCLVEIAGSHKLQPACVAKVAEGMEVKTHTPRLQNYRRTIVEMLFAEGNHICSVCVANGNCELQDLAIEMGMEHVRLEYHFPDRKVDVSHDRYGIDHNRCILCTRCIRVCDEIEGAHTWDMAGRGTNSHVITDLSQPWGTSQSCTSCGKCVNACPTGALFYQGSSVGEMKRDRAKLEFLVTAREKQQWQI; encoded by the coding sequence ATGGCAGTAAAAACTCTTACTATTAACGACCAATTAATCAGCGCCCTTGAGGAGCAAACCATACTAGAGGCAGCAAGGGATGCGGGAATTCATATTCCGACACTTTGCTATTTAGAAGGAGTTTCAGAGGTTGGTGCTTGTCGGCTGTGCTTGGTAGAAATTGCTGGCAGTCATAAACTACAACCCGCCTGTGTCGCCAAAGTTGCGGAGGGTATGGAAGTGAAAACTCATACCCCAAGGTTGCAGAATTATCGTCGCACGATTGTCGAAATGTTGTTTGCAGAAGGCAATCACATTTGCTCGGTTTGCGTGGCGAATGGTAACTGCGAATTGCAAGACTTGGCGATTGAAATGGGTATGGAACACGTCCGGTTAGAATATCATTTTCCCGATCGCAAAGTTGACGTTTCTCACGATCGCTATGGCATCGACCACAATCGTTGCATTCTCTGCACTCGTTGTATCCGAGTCTGCGACGAAATTGAAGGGGCGCACACTTGGGATATGGCGGGTAGAGGGACAAACTCGCACGTTATTACCGATTTGAGTCAACCTTGGGGAACGTCGCAATCCTGTACTTCTTGCGGTAAGTGTGTGAATGCTTGCCCTACAGGGGCGCTGTTCTACCAAGGTTCGAGTGTAGGGGAAATGAAACGCGATCGCGCCAAATTGGAATTTCTGGTGACAGCACGGGAGAAACAGCAATGGCAGATTTAG
- a CDS encoding NuoF family protein — protein sequence MDLTQLQEIAQHERAAQKPIQIRCCVAAGCLSADSLAVKQRLERAVTETGLGDKVQVCGVGCMRLCSQGPLVQVAESTLYEKVTPEDTPSIITALDGSETTVRHGDLTQPFFTQQMPIVLENSGKVDPERIESYIAAEGYRGLYHVLHEMQPNEVVEAISQSGLRGRGGAGYPTGLKWATVAKAKGERKYVICNADEGDPGAFMDRSVLESDPHRVLEGMAIAAYAIGANQGYIYVRAEYPTAISRLQIAIRQAQRLGLLGSQIFDSPFDFKIDIRIGAGAYVCGEETALMASIEGKRGLPSPRPPYPAESGLWKNPTLINNVETFANIAPIIRKGAGWFASIGTEKSKGTKVFALAGKICNTGLIEVPMGTTLQQIVESMGGGVPDGGVAKAVQTGGPSGGCIPASAFDTPVDYESLTQLGSMMGSGGMIVMDESTNMVDVARFFMEFCMDESCGKCIPCRVGTVQLHRLLTKIRQGEASLTDLSLLEELCDMVKNTSLCGLGQSAPNPVFSTLRYFRDEYLAMVGEANVY from the coding sequence ATGGATTTAACCCAATTACAGGAAATTGCCCAGCACGAACGCGCCGCTCAAAAACCGATACAGATACGTTGTTGCGTAGCTGCGGGGTGTCTATCTGCTGATTCCTTAGCCGTGAAACAAAGGCTGGAACGAGCAGTGACAGAGACGGGTTTAGGGGATAAAGTGCAAGTCTGTGGTGTTGGTTGTATGCGTTTGTGCAGTCAAGGACCGTTAGTACAGGTTGCAGAAAGCACGCTTTACGAGAAAGTCACTCCTGAAGATACGCCTTCTATTATTACTGCCCTCGATGGCAGCGAAACAACGGTGCGACATGGCGATTTGACCCAGCCATTTTTTACTCAACAAATGCCAATCGTTTTAGAAAATAGCGGTAAAGTCGATCCAGAACGGATTGAATCTTATATTGCCGCAGAAGGGTATCGGGGACTCTACCACGTTTTGCACGAGATGCAACCGAACGAGGTGGTAGAGGCGATCTCCCAAAGTGGCTTGCGGGGACGCGGTGGTGCTGGTTATCCTACTGGTTTGAAATGGGCAACCGTTGCCAAAGCCAAGGGAGAACGCAAATATGTTATCTGCAACGCTGATGAGGGCGATCCTGGCGCATTTATGGATCGCAGCGTCTTGGAAAGCGACCCGCATCGGGTACTGGAAGGAATGGCGATCGCCGCTTATGCGATCGGGGCAAATCAAGGCTATATCTACGTCCGAGCTGAATATCCTACTGCTATTAGTCGCCTGCAAATTGCCATTCGCCAAGCCCAACGCCTCGGTTTGTTAGGCAGTCAAATCTTTGATTCACCTTTTGATTTCAAAATTGATATTCGCATTGGTGCGGGTGCTTATGTCTGTGGCGAAGAAACCGCATTAATGGCATCAATCGAAGGCAAGCGGGGTTTACCCAGTCCTCGCCCTCCTTATCCGGCTGAATCTGGTTTGTGGAAAAATCCGACTCTAATTAACAACGTCGAAACTTTTGCTAATATTGCGCCGATTATTCGTAAAGGTGCTGGCTGGTTCGCCAGTATTGGTACAGAAAAAAGTAAAGGTACAAAAGTTTTCGCCCTAGCAGGCAAAATTTGCAATACAGGTTTAATTGAAGTGCCGATGGGAACGACTTTACAGCAAATAGTAGAGTCAATGGGGGGCGGCGTACCGGATGGTGGAGTGGCTAAAGCCGTGCAGACTGGAGGACCTTCGGGGGGATGCATCCCAGCTTCAGCTTTTGACACGCCTGTAGACTACGAATCGCTGACTCAACTCGGTTCGATGATGGGTTCCGGTGGCATGATTGTCATGGATGAATCGACCAACATGGTAGATGTCGCCCGCTTTTTTATGGAATTTTGCATGGATGAGTCTTGCGGTAAGTGTATTCCCTGTCGCGTTGGTACTGTGCAGCTACATCGTTTATTAACCAAGATTCGGCAGGGTGAGGCATCGTTAACCGATTTGTCACTGTTGGAAGAACTGTGCGACATGGTGAAAAATACGAGTTTGTGCGGTCTGGGTCAGTCTGCACCTAATCCAGTATTTAGCACTTTGCGTTATTTCCGAGATGAATATTTGGCTATGGTTGGTGAGGCAAATGTTTACTAA
- the hoxE gene encoding bidirectional hydrogenase complex protein HoxE produces MHSHPPAKVPDRATVTAHPSGDKRFKLLDVTIKRHQARQDALIEILHKAQELFGYLEDDVLLYVSRSLKLPPSRVYGVATFYHLFSLAPQGVHTCTVCTGTACYVKGAAQILAAVEQNVKIHAGETTADKQLSLLTARCLGACGIAPAVVFDGTVCGHQTAESTCDRLKEWLEGK; encoded by the coding sequence ATGCATTCTCATCCCCCTGCAAAAGTGCCAGATCGAGCTACCGTCACGGCTCATCCCAGTGGCGATAAGCGTTTTAAGCTTCTAGATGTCACGATTAAGCGACATCAAGCTCGACAAGACGCACTGATCGAGATCTTGCACAAAGCACAGGAACTTTTCGGTTATCTGGAAGATGATGTTCTGTTGTACGTTAGTCGCAGCTTGAAATTGCCTCCCAGTCGCGTTTATGGTGTGGCAACTTTCTATCACTTGTTTTCCCTTGCACCCCAAGGAGTTCACACTTGTACGGTTTGTACTGGAACTGCTTGTTATGTTAAAGGTGCAGCACAAATCTTAGCAGCAGTCGAGCAGAACGTGAAGATTCATGCTGGTGAGACGACAGCAGACAAACAACTTTCTTTACTGACAGCCCGTTGCCTGGGTGCGTGTGGTATCGCTCCTGCGGTCGTATTTGACGGGACTGTGTGCGGACATCAAACGGCAGAGTCAACTTGCGATCGCCTGAAGGAATGGCTGGAAGGCAAGTAG
- a CDS encoding DUF2949 domain-containing protein, whose product MNASHQEQLLDFLQEKLAIPPKAIAMALRLNEQNPGPLPMLLWQYGLISLEQLEQIFDWMAS is encoded by the coding sequence ATGAACGCGAGCCACCAAGAGCAACTGCTTGACTTCTTACAAGAAAAATTGGCAATTCCACCCAAGGCGATCGCGATGGCGCTACGGCTGAACGAGCAGAATCCCGGTCCCTTACCCATGCTGCTGTGGCAGTACGGGTTAATTTCTCTGGAGCAGTTAGAGCAGATTTTTGACTGGATGGCAAGCTAA
- a CDS encoding DUF6544 family protein, with product MFTKIFLGIGVLLAIALLVLAILRLGNAQEMSAKERSLELPVGRLFTEDMVTELPEPVKRYFLHAISPGTPLANSVRLKMNGNFKLGQDKPWLPMQATEILSSQGFIWKATIGRGLLRMVGADYYVNRSGRMQFALLGLLPLVKASNPNINRSSIGRLAGEFIWLPSALLPQQGVDWRVIDEHTIQASLKIDGEPITLTLIIDPDGKLLKFSLPRWGDRSADGSWAYIPFGGEVQAEHSFDGYTIPSQISAGWGYGTSSYFESFRAAIANHNYEIKQQQWQ from the coding sequence ATGTTTACTAAAATTTTCCTCGGCATTGGTGTATTGCTGGCGATCGCCTTACTCGTTCTAGCGATCTTGCGACTGGGAAACGCACAAGAGATGAGCGCCAAAGAGCGATCGCTTGAGTTACCAGTGGGTAGGCTTTTTACTGAGGACATGGTGACGGAGTTACCTGAGCCTGTCAAACGCTACTTTCTCCATGCGATCTCCCCAGGAACTCCCCTGGCTAACTCAGTGCGCCTGAAAATGAATGGTAATTTTAAACTTGGGCAGGATAAACCCTGGCTACCGATGCAAGCTACAGAAATTCTCTCTAGCCAAGGATTTATCTGGAAAGCAACAATCGGTCGTGGTTTACTCCGAATGGTAGGAGCCGATTATTATGTTAATCGTTCGGGGCGAATGCAATTTGCGCTGTTGGGGCTTCTACCCTTAGTCAAGGCTAGCAACCCCAACATTAACCGCTCTAGCATTGGAAGACTCGCAGGGGAATTTATCTGGCTACCTTCAGCTTTACTGCCGCAACAAGGTGTAGATTGGCGGGTAATCGACGAACATACGATTCAAGCAAGTCTGAAAATTGATGGCGAACCGATAACGCTGACACTCATTATCGATCCTGACGGCAAGTTATTGAAATTTTCTTTACCCCGATGGGGCGATCGCTCTGCCGATGGTAGTTGGGCTTACATTCCGTTTGGCGGCGAAGTTCAAGCAGAGCATAGTTTTGACGGCTATACCATCCCCTCACAAATAAGTGCGGGTTGGGGGTATGGTACAAGCTCTTATTTTGAATCATTCCGTGCCGCGATCGCCAATCACAATTACGAGATAAAACAGCAGCAATGGCAGTAA